In the genome of Telluria beijingensis, one region contains:
- the pnuC gene encoding nicotinamide riboside transporter PnuC, whose protein sequence is MNEPLIIAGLTTSPLELISFLLAVTTVILNIRQKHWAWLFSIASSATYAVVFYDARLYGDMGLQFVFIAASVWGWYQWLHGAEGNTAAPLVPTFLAPSRRVWAVAAWLAGFVLLSTFLDNFTDTDVPHADGFLTAGSLVGQLLLAKKKVENWHVWIAVDVLYVGLYLYKGLVLTAVLYGIFVLLAIAGLRTWSALARERR, encoded by the coding sequence ATGAACGAACCCCTCATCATCGCCGGCCTCACGACCTCGCCGCTGGAGCTCATCTCCTTCCTGCTGGCCGTCACCACCGTCATCCTCAACATCCGCCAGAAGCACTGGGCCTGGCTGTTCTCGATCGCCTCGTCCGCGACCTATGCGGTGGTGTTCTACGACGCGCGCCTGTACGGCGACATGGGGCTGCAGTTCGTCTTCATCGCAGCCTCGGTCTGGGGCTGGTACCAGTGGCTGCATGGCGCCGAGGGTAATACAGCGGCGCCATTGGTGCCGACTTTCCTCGCGCCGAGCCGTCGCGTGTGGGCGGTGGCCGCATGGCTGGCGGGCTTCGTGCTGCTCTCGACCTTCCTCGACAACTTCACCGACACCGACGTGCCGCACGCGGACGGCTTCCTGACCGCCGGCAGCCTGGTAGGCCAGCTGCTGCTGGCGAAGAAGAAGGTCGAGAACTGGCATGTGTGGATCGCGGTCGACGTGCTGTACGTCGGCCTCTACCTGTACAAGGGCCTGGTGCTGACCGCGGTGCTGTACGGGATATTCGTGCTGCTGGCGATCGCCGGCCTGCGAACCTGGTCGGCGCTGGCGCGGGAGCGGCGATGA
- a CDS encoding EcsC family protein, with amino-acid sequence MKMNAEHLAELHEAKRLLENPGLAARISNLVGSPIEAAIERLPAPWQKRVGSATESALQHAMTGALFTMKGEGKEASYPRLHKFAASVSGGVGGAFGLPGLLVDLPLSTVIMLRSVAEIARANGERPQDVETRLECLRILAMGGPGGNDDAADSGYFAMRIALARAVSEAAQALAAKSVNAATAPAVLRLIATVAARFQVHVTQKAAAMLVPALGAVGGATINLLFVDHFQNMSRGHFAVRRLERLYGEGTVRREYEAIALDSGPVGLLA; translated from the coding sequence ATGAAGATGAACGCCGAACACCTGGCCGAGCTGCACGAAGCCAAGCGCCTGCTCGAGAATCCCGGCCTGGCCGCGCGCATCAGCAACCTGGTCGGCTCGCCGATCGAGGCGGCCATCGAGCGCCTGCCGGCGCCGTGGCAGAAGCGCGTCGGCAGCGCCACCGAGAGCGCGCTCCAGCACGCGATGACGGGCGCGCTTTTCACCATGAAGGGCGAGGGCAAGGAGGCGTCCTACCCGCGCCTGCACAAATTCGCCGCCAGCGTGTCGGGCGGCGTGGGCGGCGCCTTCGGCCTGCCCGGCCTGCTGGTCGACCTGCCGCTATCGACCGTGATCATGCTGCGTTCGGTCGCCGAGATCGCGCGCGCCAACGGCGAGCGGCCGCAGGACGTGGAGACGCGGCTGGAATGCCTGCGCATCCTGGCCATGGGCGGACCAGGCGGCAACGACGATGCCGCCGATTCGGGTTATTTTGCGATGCGCATCGCGCTGGCGCGTGCGGTCAGCGAAGCGGCCCAGGCGCTGGCGGCGAAGTCGGTCAACGCCGCCACCGCGCCGGCCGTGCTGCGCCTGATCGCCACGGTCGCGGCGCGCTTCCAGGTGCACGTGACGCAAAAGGCGGCCGCGATGCTGGTGCCGGCGCTGGGCGCCGTGGGCGGCGCGACCATCAACCTGCTGTTCGTCGACCATTTCCAGAACATGAGTCGCGGGCATTTCGCCGTGCGGCGTCTGGAGCGCCTGTACGGCGAGGGGACGGTGCGGCGCGAATACGAGGCGATTGCCCTCGACAGCGGGCCGGTGGGGTTGCTCGCGTAA
- a CDS encoding HDOD domain-containing protein translates to MKNWFNRMLSGAEQAPEAAAPQAEAAEEDYGVQVDAAYYRWLTASGGYQAGPEVEEHLLDLVRTLAADPVAASGLVPRVPELIPKLLRDLADDEVSTGDLARQVEQDLVLVAEVIREANSAYYRPLQAVKSLDAALMMIGQNGLRMLLARIAFRPLIKMAEQGFARRAAPLVWNQSEKCALASSLLAPGLGAGVFEAYLAGLMQNLGLVVAFRLAERAAESGKIPGSSEFGRRLFDVSRGLSSTIAAHWEFPPEVVEGIAGVGRPDAPPLARALERGDQIAKLRVLLDAHVLDEDDTLVTEGLDSFERRCLGKLTDLPG, encoded by the coding sequence ATGAAAAATTGGTTCAATCGCATGTTGAGCGGCGCCGAACAGGCGCCGGAGGCCGCCGCCCCGCAGGCCGAGGCGGCGGAAGAAGACTACGGCGTCCAGGTCGACGCCGCCTATTACCGCTGGCTGACCGCGTCCGGCGGCTACCAGGCCGGGCCGGAGGTCGAGGAACACCTGCTCGACCTGGTGCGCACGCTGGCGGCCGACCCGGTCGCGGCCAGCGGCCTGGTGCCGCGCGTGCCCGAGCTGATCCCCAAGCTGCTGCGCGACCTGGCCGACGACGAGGTCTCGACCGGCGACCTCGCGCGCCAGGTGGAGCAGGACCTGGTGCTGGTGGCCGAGGTGATCCGCGAAGCCAACAGCGCCTATTACCGGCCGCTGCAGGCAGTGAAGTCGCTCGACGCCGCCCTCATGATGATCGGCCAGAACGGCCTGCGCATGCTGCTGGCCCGAATCGCCTTCCGGCCGCTGATCAAGATGGCCGAGCAGGGCTTCGCGCGCCGCGCCGCGCCGCTGGTCTGGAACCAGTCCGAGAAATGCGCGCTGGCCTCGAGCCTGCTGGCGCCGGGACTGGGCGCGGGCGTATTCGAGGCCTACCTGGCCGGCCTGATGCAGAACCTGGGGCTGGTGGTGGCCTTCCGGCTGGCCGAACGGGCGGCGGAGTCGGGCAAGATTCCCGGTTCCAGCGAATTCGGCCGGCGCCTGTTCGACGTCAGCCGCGGCCTGTCGTCGACCATCGCCGCGCACTGGGAATTCCCGCCAGAGGTGGTAGAGGGCATCGCGGGTGTCGGCCGGCCGGACGCGCCGCCGCTGGCCCGCGCGCTCGAGCGGGGCGACCAGATCGCCAAGCTGCGGGTCCTGCTCGACGCCCATGTGCTGGACGAAGACGACACCCTCGTCACCGAGGGGCTGGACAGTTTCGAACGCCGTTGCCTTGGCAAGCTGACAGATTTGCCGGGTTGA
- a CDS encoding efflux transporter outer membrane subunit translates to MIPMRHTLPTRLSLLALAAALAGCAVGPAYERPAPLQAGAALPETYKEAEGWVPAAPADALARGPWWSLFEDPELDRLAKQVEAANQNVAVAVANYAQARALVAQQRASLFPVVSLGAGADRAGGGDNSVNRGPANSYRLQIGASWEPDVFGRLRNAVSGAEASAQATAADLASAVLAAQGELAINYFSLRQTDAQREMLASTIEGYERVLQITSNRFEAGIAARSDVLQAQTQLANARSDALGLQNQRAQLEHAIAVLVGQTPSTFSLPSAPWHVSVPDVPVGVPSTLLQRRPDIAASERDVAAANADIGVARSAYFPNFGLSANYGNTTSRVGDLFSASAAAWSFGLSAAQTIFNAGATRASVEGAEARHQATVARYRQVVLDAFAAVENGLSATRVLEQQQQLRAEAAEAAGLVEEQILNRYKAGQVSYTEVVQAQVTALNARRSLVQVQADRQTAAVSLIQALGGGWQEEALATAAR, encoded by the coding sequence ATGATCCCTATGCGACACACGCTTCCCACCCGTCTCTCCCTGCTGGCACTTGCCGCCGCCTTGGCCGGCTGCGCCGTCGGACCCGCCTACGAGCGTCCCGCGCCGCTGCAGGCCGGCGCGGCGCTGCCGGAGACCTACAAGGAGGCCGAAGGCTGGGTGCCGGCCGCACCGGCCGACGCCCTCGCGCGCGGCCCCTGGTGGTCGCTGTTCGAAGATCCGGAACTCGACCGCCTGGCGAAACAGGTGGAGGCCGCCAACCAGAACGTGGCGGTGGCGGTCGCCAACTACGCCCAGGCGCGCGCGCTGGTGGCCCAGCAGCGCGCCTCGCTGTTCCCGGTGGTGTCGCTGGGCGCGGGCGCCGACCGTGCCGGCGGCGGTGACAATAGCGTCAACCGCGGTCCCGCCAATTCCTACCGCCTGCAGATCGGCGCCAGCTGGGAGCCGGACGTGTTCGGCCGCCTGCGCAATGCCGTGAGCGGGGCCGAGGCCAGCGCCCAGGCCACCGCCGCCGACCTGGCCAGCGCCGTCCTCGCGGCCCAGGGCGAACTGGCGATTAATTATTTCTCGCTGCGCCAGACCGATGCCCAGCGCGAGATGCTGGCCTCGACCATCGAAGGCTACGAGCGGGTGCTGCAAATCACCTCGAACCGCTTCGAGGCCGGCATCGCGGCCCGCTCCGACGTGCTGCAGGCCCAGACCCAGCTCGCCAATGCGCGCAGCGACGCCCTCGGCCTGCAAAACCAGCGCGCCCAGCTCGAGCACGCGATCGCGGTGCTGGTCGGCCAGACGCCGTCGACGTTCTCGCTGCCGAGCGCGCCATGGCATGTGTCGGTGCCGGACGTGCCGGTCGGCGTGCCGTCGACCCTGCTGCAGCGCCGGCCCGACATCGCCGCCTCCGAACGCGACGTGGCCGCCGCCAATGCCGACATCGGCGTCGCGCGCTCGGCGTATTTCCCCAACTTCGGCCTGTCGGCCAACTATGGCAATACCACCAGCCGGGTCGGTGACCTGTTCTCGGCGTCCGCCGCGGCCTGGTCGTTCGGCCTGTCGGCGGCCCAGACCATCTTCAATGCCGGCGCCACCCGCGCCAGCGTGGAAGGCGCCGAGGCGCGCCACCAGGCCACGGTGGCGCGCTACCGCCAGGTGGTGCTGGACGCCTTCGCCGCCGTCGAGAACGGCCTGTCGGCCACGCGCGTGCTGGAACAGCAGCAGCAATTGCGGGCCGAGGCGGCCGAGGCGGCCGGGTTGGTCGAGGAGCAGATCCTGAACCGCTACAAGGCGGGGCAGGTGAGCTATACCGAGGTGGTGCAGGCCCAGGTGACGGCGCTCAATGCGCGCCGCTCGCTGGTGCAGGTGCAGGCCGACCGCCAGACGGCGGCGGTGTCGCTGATCCAGGCGCTGGGCGGCGGCTGGCAGGAAGAGGCGCTGGCCACGGCCGCGCGCTGA
- a CDS encoding GGDEF domain-containing protein, with protein sequence MSTEAPLYRHQVLFLSQSFFIKDNRAELLLHAHKYDFDIRFFSEAAEFTAAVEADRGGSLFVIDLDALHNMQADLHDSRKTLMLGELLARLPRGHEYVYLQSSRQGSRFLLQQRLVDSNCLAYAEKRIANDVLVDKLFNLFVRTGRGDLVSLVHLGPPAGLDAAALLGHRVEVVHHLDAATLHLRVKELQPDLVVIPDDEYRRLDALARVLKKNIEADPVREIVLLLRHPDDALARRALNDGFDSVLVDAGGGMVEAQLANRAARIRVSKDLIGKDRATGLLNKVGLQRKAQDLIRHATLESKPLAFGVIDIDKFKTINDTWGHHFGDIVIKRLCLCLAPQMAERDLLARFGGEEFVVVFWDCTLKEGWRRLDALRQAFCAIEFQVAPGDLRRFSFSGGLAAFPDYRSENELFLRADAMLYTAKETGRNRICPAM encoded by the coding sequence ATGAGCACCGAGGCCCCCCTGTACCGACACCAGGTCCTCTTCCTCTCACAGAGTTTCTTCATCAAGGACAACCGCGCCGAACTGCTGCTGCACGCGCACAAATATGATTTTGACATCCGTTTTTTCAGCGAAGCGGCCGAATTCACCGCCGCCGTCGAGGCCGACCGCGGCGGCAGCCTGTTCGTGATCGATCTCGACGCCCTGCACAATATGCAGGCCGACCTGCACGACAGCCGCAAGACCCTGATGCTGGGCGAGCTGCTCGCGCGCCTGCCGCGCGGCCACGAATACGTCTATCTGCAGTCGAGCCGCCAGGGCAGCCGCTTCCTGCTCCAGCAGCGCCTGGTGGACAGCAACTGCCTGGCCTATGCCGAAAAGCGGATCGCCAACGACGTCCTGGTCGACAAGCTGTTCAACCTGTTCGTGCGCACGGGGCGCGGCGACCTGGTGTCGCTGGTCCATCTCGGGCCGCCGGCCGGCCTGGACGCGGCGGCGCTGCTGGGGCACCGCGTCGAGGTCGTCCACCACCTGGACGCCGCCACCCTGCACCTGCGCGTCAAGGAATTGCAACCCGACCTGGTCGTGATACCCGACGACGAATACCGGCGCCTGGATGCCCTGGCGCGGGTACTGAAGAAGAATATCGAGGCCGACCCGGTGCGCGAGATCGTGCTCTTGCTGCGCCATCCCGACGACGCGCTGGCGCGGCGCGCGCTGAACGACGGCTTCGATTCGGTGCTGGTCGACGCCGGCGGCGGCATGGTCGAGGCCCAGCTGGCGAACCGCGCCGCCCGGATCCGCGTCAGCAAGGACCTGATCGGCAAGGACCGCGCCACGGGCTTGCTGAACAAGGTCGGCCTGCAGCGCAAGGCGCAAGACCTGATCCGGCACGCTACGCTCGAGAGCAAGCCGCTCGCCTTCGGCGTGATCGACATCGACAAGTTCAAGACCATCAACGACACCTGGGGCCACCACTTCGGCGACATCGTCATCAAGCGCCTGTGCCTGTGCCTGGCGCCGCAGATGGCCGAGCGCGACCTGCTGGCGCGCTTCGGCGGCGAGGAATTCGTGGTCGTGTTCTGGGATTGCACGCTGAAGGAAGGCTGGCGGCGGCTGGACGCGCTGCGCCAGGCTTTTTGTGCGATCGAGTTCCAGGTTGCGCCTGGTGACCTGCGGCGCTTTTCGTTCAGTGGAGGATTGGCGGCGTTTCCCGACTACCGCAGCGAGAACGAGTTGTTCCTGCGGGCGGATGCGATGTTATATACGGCCAAGGAGACTGGCCGCAACCGGATTTGTCCCGCCATGTAG
- a CDS encoding S46 family peptidase, protein MFKSIVLPVAIVGLSGLAGAAFADEGQWQPHQLPQLKSELKRIGIAMPAEKLADLGKHPMSAIVSLGGCSASFVSPDGLVVTNHHCAYGAIQRNATPEKNYIVDGFLAKTRADELPGGPNTLVYVTEKVENVTDRVLKGLSPAMSGRERHALVESRIKALVAECETDKSTRCSVPAFHRGLEYYRIKQLMIRDVRLVYAPSDRIGNYGGDIDNYEWPRHVGDYAFYRAYVGKDGRPADPSPDNVPYKSKDFLVVSAEGLKNGDPILLAGYPGRTSRYKLPGEIRFARDVDLPAKAASITADLSTIAAATQGNPAWTVRYASVDKGLNNVLKKTKGLLDGFARKDIAAIKDVQDAEFRAWQKTHANGNATLLSELDAVIAQDMALQRQEAAWLEATHSDLLKSARTLYRLALESQKPDAQRESGYQERDLGFIKARLTRLEQSFVGDVDQARYAAALARYARIDASVRPQGVDALVPAHDALADLYKASELSDTARRLAWIGKSPDAFRSSRDPFIVLAVRLYDAGMALEERRNEIDGNLERVIPQYMSAVIAWKKSQGKPVYPDANSTLRVTYGTVSPFSPRDGLVKGPFTTVEGILEKETGKDPFIVPAGLKEAIQGKRYGVFKDPALGTVPVNFLSSADTTGGNSGSAVMNGKGELVGLNFDSTYESITKDWYFDTAITRAIHVDIRYMLWVMKEVDHADNLLKEMTIKYPKK, encoded by the coding sequence TTGTTCAAATCGATCGTCCTGCCCGTCGCCATCGTCGGCCTGTCCGGCCTCGCAGGCGCCGCCTTCGCCGACGAAGGCCAGTGGCAACCGCACCAGCTGCCGCAACTGAAATCCGAACTCAAACGCATCGGCATCGCCATGCCGGCCGAGAAGCTGGCCGACCTGGGCAAGCATCCGATGAGCGCCATCGTCTCGCTGGGCGGCTGCTCGGCGTCCTTCGTGTCGCCCGACGGCCTCGTGGTGACCAACCACCACTGCGCCTACGGCGCCATCCAGCGCAACGCGACCCCCGAGAAGAACTACATCGTCGACGGCTTCCTGGCCAAGACGCGCGCCGACGAACTGCCGGGCGGCCCGAACACCCTGGTGTACGTGACCGAGAAGGTCGAGAACGTGACCGATCGCGTGCTCAAGGGCTTGAGCCCGGCCATGTCGGGCCGCGAGCGCCATGCGCTGGTCGAGTCGCGCATCAAGGCCCTGGTGGCGGAATGCGAAACCGACAAGTCCACGCGCTGCTCGGTGCCGGCCTTCCACCGGGGCCTGGAGTATTACCGCATCAAGCAGCTGATGATCCGCGACGTGCGCCTGGTGTACGCGCCGTCCGACCGCATCGGCAACTACGGCGGCGACATCGACAACTACGAATGGCCGCGCCACGTCGGCGACTACGCCTTCTATCGCGCCTACGTCGGCAAGGATGGCCGCCCGGCCGATCCGTCGCCCGACAACGTGCCGTACAAGTCGAAGGACTTCCTCGTTGTCTCGGCCGAAGGCCTGAAGAACGGCGATCCGATCCTGCTGGCCGGCTACCCGGGCCGCACCAGCCGCTACAAGCTGCCGGGAGAGATCCGCTTCGCGCGCGACGTCGACCTGCCGGCCAAGGCCGCGAGCATCACCGCCGACCTGTCGACGATCGCCGCCGCGACCCAGGGCAATCCTGCCTGGACCGTGCGCTATGCGAGTGTCGACAAGGGACTGAACAACGTGCTCAAGAAGACCAAGGGCCTGCTGGACGGCTTCGCGCGCAAGGACATCGCCGCCATCAAGGACGTGCAGGACGCCGAGTTCCGCGCCTGGCAGAAGACGCATGCGAACGGCAACGCGACGCTGCTGTCCGAACTGGATGCGGTGATCGCCCAGGACATGGCGCTGCAGCGCCAGGAAGCCGCCTGGCTCGAGGCCACCCACAGCGACCTGCTCAAGAGCGCGCGCACCCTGTACCGCCTGGCGCTGGAAAGCCAGAAGCCGGACGCCCAGCGCGAAAGCGGCTACCAGGAACGCGACCTCGGCTTCATCAAGGCGCGCCTGACCCGCCTCGAGCAATCGTTCGTGGGGGATGTGGACCAGGCGCGGTATGCCGCCGCGCTGGCGCGCTACGCCCGCATCGACGCTTCGGTGCGTCCGCAGGGCGTGGACGCGCTGGTGCCGGCGCACGACGCGCTGGCAGACCTGTACAAGGCCAGCGAGTTGTCGGACACCGCCAGGCGCCTGGCCTGGATCGGCAAGTCGCCCGACGCATTCCGCTCTTCCCGCGATCCGTTCATCGTCCTGGCCGTGCGCCTTTACGATGCCGGCATGGCGCTGGAAGAGCGCCGCAACGAGATCGACGGCAACCTGGAGCGCGTGATCCCGCAATACATGTCGGCCGTGATCGCATGGAAGAAGTCGCAGGGCAAGCCGGTCTACCCGGACGCCAACTCGACCTTGCGCGTGACCTACGGCACCGTATCGCCATTCTCGCCGCGCGATGGCCTGGTCAAGGGCCCGTTCACCACGGTCGAAGGCATCCTCGAGAAGGAAACCGGCAAGGATCCGTTCATCGTGCCGGCTGGGCTCAAGGAAGCGATCCAGGGCAAGCGCTACGGCGTGTTCAAGGATCCGGCGCTGGGCACGGTGCCGGTCAACTTCCTGTCGAGCGCCGATACCACGGGCGGCAACTCGGGGTCGGCCGTCATGAACGGGAAGGGCGAGCTGGTGGGCCTGAACTTCGACTCGACCTATGAATCGATCACCAAGGACTGGTACTTCGACACCGCCATCACGCGCGCGATCCACGTCGACATCCGCTACATGCTGTGGGTGATGAAGGAAGTCGACCACGCCGACAACCTGCTCAAGGAAATGACGATCAAGTATCCGAAGAAGTAA
- a CDS encoding efflux RND transporter permease subunit: MNLSRPFVERPIATVLLTLGLALAGIAAYFVLPVAPLPQVDYPTVSVSASLPGASPETMASSVATPLERRLGVIAGVNEMTSSSSTGSTRINLQFELNRQIDAAAREVQAAINASRADLPATLRSNPTYRKANPSDAPVIILALTSKTKSPAQIYESVSNLVQQRLAQVKGVGEVEIGGGSLPAVRVELVPYSLNRYGVSAEDVRAAIQASNPNRPKGEIDGNGNRLQIYSQPAGGDGRSASDYKGLIVAWRDGAAVRLSDVANVFDGPENVYTLGLFNGQPAVIVLVTRQPEANVIETVDGIRELLPSLQAQLPGDINLAVASDRTNSIRASLHEIEFTLVLSIVLVVAVVSVFLRSLRATVVPAVATVVSLLGTFGVMYALGFSLNNLSLMALTVAAGFVVDDAIVVLENTARHIENGMDRMQAALLGAREVGFTVLSISLSLVAVFIPLLFMGGQVGRLFREFAVTLSAAVLISLVISLTTTPMMCAWLLRKEDKDKQPGRLARWSEKGFARVLRVYEHALDWALDSKLLVMIILLFTVALNVYLFSSAPKGFFPQQDSGQMNGGIRADQSISSTAMQAKIYQLVEIIRKDPAVETVVAFTGGGRAGGGFMFVNLKPVGERDVAAQAVIARLRPQMAKVTGITIFLNPVQDLRMGGRSSNSTYQYTLKSDNAEDLKAWATRLAEAMKAQPALVDVDTDQAENGVETYVTIDKETAARMGISTRDVTNALYNAFGQRQVANIYDELNQYHVVMGVAQKYAQSPEALKDVYVPARPTGGAASAASTSTGLAAATGAAGASTSSTANLTAARDPSGGQALASNAATMVPLSAIARFAESATPTSVSHQDGELATTVSYNLNPGFSLTDGEAAVRQAEADIGMPTNVRGSFQGTAAAAQESSKEQPLLILAAIVVIYIVLGILYESLVHPVTVLSTLPSAGVGAVLALLLFKMEFSIIALIGVFLLIGIVKKNAILIIDFALEAERARGLSAIEAVREACMLRFRPILMTTLAAALGALPLAIGFGEGSELRRPLGIAIIGGLAASQLLTLLTTPVVYVLLDKLRTRKPDEHNLTRHPHEGDTGPSLAKP; the protein is encoded by the coding sequence ATGAATTTGTCGCGCCCCTTCGTCGAACGCCCGATCGCCACGGTCTTGCTGACCCTGGGCCTGGCGCTGGCCGGCATCGCAGCATACTTTGTGCTGCCGGTGGCGCCGCTGCCCCAGGTCGACTATCCGACGGTGTCGGTGTCGGCCTCGCTGCCGGGCGCTAGTCCGGAGACCATGGCGTCCAGCGTGGCCACACCGCTCGAGCGGCGCCTGGGCGTGATCGCCGGCGTCAACGAGATGACCTCGAGCAGCAGCACCGGCTCGACCCGCATCAACCTGCAATTCGAACTCAATCGCCAGATCGACGCCGCCGCCCGTGAAGTGCAGGCGGCGATCAATGCCTCGCGCGCCGACCTGCCGGCGACCCTGCGCAGCAATCCGACCTATCGCAAGGCCAACCCGTCGGATGCGCCGGTGATCATCCTGGCGCTGACATCCAAAACCAAGTCGCCGGCCCAGATCTATGAATCGGTATCGAACCTGGTGCAGCAGCGCCTGGCGCAAGTGAAAGGCGTGGGCGAGGTGGAGATCGGCGGCGGCTCGCTGCCCGCGGTGCGGGTCGAACTGGTGCCGTATTCGTTGAACCGCTATGGCGTCTCGGCCGAGGATGTGCGCGCCGCGATCCAGGCCAGCAACCCGAACCGCCCGAAGGGCGAGATCGACGGCAATGGCAACCGCCTGCAGATCTATTCGCAGCCGGCCGGCGGCGATGGCCGCAGCGCCAGCGATTACAAGGGCCTGATCGTGGCCTGGCGCGACGGCGCCGCCGTGCGCCTGTCCGACGTGGCCAATGTGTTCGACGGCCCGGAAAACGTCTATACCCTCGGCCTGTTCAACGGCCAGCCGGCCGTGATCGTGCTGGTCACGCGCCAGCCCGAGGCGAACGTGATCGAGACCGTGGACGGCATCCGCGAGCTGCTGCCGTCGCTGCAGGCCCAGCTGCCGGGCGACATCAACCTGGCGGTGGCATCGGACCGCACCAACTCGATCCGCGCGTCGCTGCACGAGATCGAGTTCACCCTGGTGCTGTCGATCGTGCTGGTGGTGGCGGTGGTCAGCGTATTCCTGCGCAGCCTGCGCGCCACCGTGGTGCCGGCGGTGGCCACCGTGGTCTCGCTGCTGGGCACCTTTGGCGTGATGTATGCGCTCGGCTTTTCGCTCAATAACCTGTCGCTGATGGCGCTGACGGTGGCGGCGGGCTTCGTTGTCGACGACGCCATCGTGGTGCTCGAGAATACCGCGCGCCATATCGAGAACGGCATGGACCGCATGCAGGCCGCGCTGCTGGGCGCGCGCGAAGTGGGCTTCACGGTGCTGTCGATCTCGCTGTCGCTGGTGGCCGTGTTCATCCCGCTGCTGTTCATGGGCGGGCAGGTGGGACGCTTGTTCCGCGAATTCGCCGTGACCCTGTCGGCGGCGGTGCTGATCTCGCTGGTAATCTCGCTCACCACCACGCCGATGATGTGCGCCTGGCTGCTGCGCAAGGAAGACAAGGACAAGCAGCCGGGCCGCCTGGCGCGCTGGTCCGAGAAGGGCTTTGCGCGCGTGCTGCGCGTCTACGAGCATGCGCTCGACTGGGCGCTCGACAGCAAGCTGCTGGTGATGATCATCCTGCTGTTTACGGTAGCGTTGAACGTCTACCTGTTCTCCAGTGCCCCCAAGGGCTTCTTCCCGCAGCAGGACTCGGGCCAGATGAATGGCGGCATTCGCGCCGACCAGAGCATCTCTTCCACGGCCATGCAGGCCAAGATCTACCAGCTGGTCGAGATCATCCGCAAGGATCCGGCGGTCGAGACGGTCGTGGCCTTCACCGGCGGTGGCCGTGCCGGCGGCGGCTTCATGTTCGTCAACCTGAAGCCGGTGGGCGAGCGCGACGTCGCGGCCCAGGCGGTGATCGCGCGCCTGCGGCCGCAGATGGCGAAGGTCACCGGCATCACGATCTTCCTGAACCCGGTGCAGGACTTGCGCATGGGCGGCCGCTCCAGCAATTCCACTTACCAGTACACGCTCAAGAGCGACAATGCCGAGGACTTGAAGGCATGGGCGACGCGCCTGGCCGAGGCCATGAAGGCGCAACCGGCGCTGGTCGACGTCGACACCGACCAGGCCGAGAACGGCGTGGAAACCTACGTCACCATCGACAAGGAGACGGCGGCGCGCATGGGCATCAGCACGCGCGACGTCACTAATGCCCTGTACAACGCCTTCGGCCAGCGCCAGGTGGCGAACATCTACGATGAGCTGAACCAGTACCACGTGGTGATGGGCGTGGCCCAGAAGTATGCGCAGTCGCCCGAGGCGCTCAAGGATGTCTACGTGCCAGCGCGGCCGACCGGCGGCGCGGCCAGCGCGGCCTCCACCAGCACCGGCCTTGCTGCCGCCACCGGCGCAGCCGGCGCCTCGACCTCGTCGACGGCCAACCTGACCGCGGCGCGCGATCCGTCCGGCGGCCAGGCCCTGGCAAGCAACGCCGCCACCATGGTTCCGCTGTCGGCGATCGCGCGCTTCGCCGAAAGCGCGACCCCGACCTCGGTCAGCCACCAGGACGGCGAGCTGGCGACCACGGTGTCGTACAACCTGAATCCGGGCTTCTCGCTGACCGACGGCGAGGCGGCGGTGCGCCAGGCCGAGGCCGACATCGGGATGCCGACCAATGTACGCGGCAGCTTCCAGGGCACGGCGGCGGCGGCGCAGGAGTCGAGCAAGGAACAGCCACTGCTGATCCTGGCCGCCATTGTCGTCATCTACATTGTGCTGGGCATCCTGTACGAAAGCCTCGTGCATCCGGTGACGGTGTTGTCCACCCTGCCGTCGGCCGGCGTGGGCGCGGTGCTGGCCCTGCTGCTGTTCAAGATGGAGTTCTCGATCATCGCCCTGATCGGGGTCTTCCTCCTGATAGGCATCGTCAAGAAGAACGCAATCCTGATCATCGACTTCGCGCTGGAGGCCGAGCGCGCGCGCGGCCTCTCGGCGATCGAGGCGGTGCGCGAAGCCTGCATGCTGCGCTTCCGCCCGATCCTGATGACGACCCTGGCCGCGGCCCTGGGCGCGCTGCCGCTGGCGATCGGCTTCGGCGAAGGCTCGGAGCTGCGCCGCCCACTGGGCATCGCCATCATCGGCGGCCTGGCCGCGAGCCAGCTCCTGACCCTGCTCACCACGCCGGTGGTCTACGTCCTGCTCGACAAGCTGCGCACCCGCAAACCCGACGAACACAACCTGACCCGTCACCCGCATGAAGGCGACACGGGTCCATCGCTGGCCAAACCATGA